One Thermostichus vulcanus str. 'Rupite' genomic window carries:
- a CDS encoding RNA-guided endonuclease InsQ/TnpB family protein, translated as EFHYQVAHWLCSAYDLIVFENLNIKGLARTRLAQSILDVAWGAFLRILEAVAVKRGKIAMAENPNGTSQACSGCGEQVQKTLTERVHRCPHCGLEMDRDWNAAQNLLHRAQRTLGQAFAGCGGYSDTSPVKQQLSFVNLRRPRYSAA; from the coding sequence AGAGTTTCACTATCAGGTGGCCCATTGGCTTTGCAGTGCCTATGACCTGATTGTGTTTGAGAACCTGAACATCAAAGGACTGGCTAGAACCCGACTAGCTCAGTCGATTCTGGATGTGGCGTGGGGTGCATTTCTGCGTATCCTCGAAGCAGTGGCGGTCAAACGCGGCAAGATAGCGATGGCAGAGAATCCCAACGGTACCAGCCAGGCATGTTCGGGATGTGGTGAACAAGTGCAGAAGACGCTGACAGAGCGGGTACACCGCTGCCCTCATTGTGGGTTGGAGATGGATCGAGACTGGAATGCAGCACAGAACCTTTTGCATCGGGCACAACGGACGCTGGGACAGGCGTTTGCTGGCTGTGGAGGATACTCGGACACGAGTCCTGTGAAGCAGCAACTCTCATTTGTGAATTTGAGAAGACCCCGCTACAGCGCAGCTTAG
- a CDS encoding DUF2103 domain-containing protein, whose protein sequence is MSEPSGRLVWNHSTHISGLIPVLERLTQQTGIKTVTPGALSRSRGRIPQLQLRVSVPIRGGYKLVARKGNSVQEVFVVTDLSQAELEAAILFCLG, encoded by the coding sequence ATGTCTGAACCTTCCGGTCGCCTGGTTTGGAACCACTCCACCCATATTTCAGGGTTGATTCCTGTTTTGGAACGGTTGACCCAGCAGACGGGTATTAAAACCGTTACTCCAGGGGCCTTGTCCCGGAGTCGGGGGCGGATCCCGCAGTTGCAGTTGCGAGTATCAGTACCAATTCGGGGTGGATACAAGCTGGTTGCCCGCAAAGGGAACAGTGTTCAGGAGGTTTTCGTTGTAACGGATTTAAGCCAAGCGGAGCTAGAAGCTGCGATTCTCTTCTGTTTGGGATAA
- a CDS encoding TIGR03279 family radical SAM protein has translation MSRASLKPARIRAVLPGSLAETVGIQPGDALVRINGEQPRDLIDYRFLITEEELELEILQADGNLYRVTLEKELDEDLGLEFETALFDSLIQCTNACPFCFIDQQPPEMRATLHLKDDDYRLSFLYGSYLTLTNLPAAEWERIARLRLSPLYVSVHATEPELRSRLLKNPRAGLILDQLAWFQEHRLQLHAQVVVCPGWNDADHLTRTLLDLATFHRSQDGIPTVLSTAVVPVGLTRFRPPEDEIVPVDAAKAQEVIRQVEGLQAQFRQELGSTFAWLADEWYLLAGWELPPAEHYEDYPQLGNGVGSLRLFLSQFEQVSLPTGLTAPLKGLWLVGNAVGQAFQPIVQRMNRIPNLQITLLPIASQFWGQTLTVTGLLTGQDVLRALHSVPNLADYDVLLLPQVTLKDGERFLDDLTWQELQAQVGIPVVRVEGGPAGLVQAVQQGIG, from the coding sequence ATGTCTCGCGCCAGCCTCAAACCTGCTCGTATCCGTGCTGTTTTGCCGGGATCCCTGGCCGAAACGGTGGGGATCCAACCGGGAGATGCCCTAGTCCGCATCAACGGAGAACAGCCGCGAGATTTGATTGATTACCGCTTTTTGATTACGGAAGAAGAACTGGAGTTGGAGATTTTGCAGGCAGACGGAAACCTGTACCGAGTGACACTGGAAAAGGAACTGGATGAGGATCTGGGCTTGGAGTTTGAAACGGCCCTCTTCGATAGTCTGATCCAGTGCACCAACGCCTGTCCCTTCTGCTTTATCGATCAACAGCCCCCGGAAATGCGGGCTACCCTGCACCTCAAGGACGATGACTACCGCCTGAGCTTTCTCTACGGTAGCTACCTTACCCTGACCAATCTGCCCGCCGCTGAATGGGAGCGCATCGCCCGTCTGCGTCTGTCGCCCCTCTACGTCTCGGTACATGCCACCGAGCCAGAGCTGCGCAGCCGATTGCTGAAAAACCCACGGGCGGGGTTGATCCTAGACCAGTTGGCCTGGTTTCAAGAGCACCGTCTCCAGCTGCATGCTCAGGTGGTGGTCTGCCCGGGTTGGAATGATGCCGACCACCTCACCCGTACCCTCTTGGATTTGGCCACCTTTCACCGATCTCAGGACGGGATCCCGACAGTGCTTTCCACAGCCGTCGTCCCCGTGGGCTTAACCCGCTTTCGCCCGCCCGAGGATGAGATCGTGCCGGTGGATGCAGCCAAGGCCCAGGAAGTGATTCGGCAAGTGGAGGGGTTGCAGGCTCAGTTTCGACAAGAACTGGGATCCACCTTTGCTTGGTTGGCGGATGAGTGGTATTTGCTGGCCGGCTGGGAGCTACCCCCTGCGGAGCACTACGAAGATTACCCGCAACTGGGTAATGGGGTGGGATCCCTGCGCTTGTTTTTGAGCCAGTTTGAGCAGGTGAGTTTACCCACTGGGTTGACAGCCCCCCTGAAGGGTCTGTGGCTGGTGGGGAATGCGGTGGGGCAGGCCTTTCAGCCCATTGTGCAGCGCATGAACCGGATCCCCAATTTGCAGATCACCCTGCTGCCCATTGCCAGTCAGTTTTGGGGACAAACCCTAACAGTGACCGGGCTACTGACGGGGCAAGATGTATTGCGTGCCCTGCACTCTGTCCCCAACTTGGCAGACTATGATGTGCTGCTGCTGCCCCAGGTCACCCTCAAGGATGGGGAGCGCTTTTTGGATGATCTCACCTGGCAGGAATTGCAAGCCCAAGTGGGGATCCCTGTCGTTCGGGTGGAGGGTGGGCCGGCGGGATTGGTACAGGCGGTGCAACAGGGGATAGGCTAG
- a CDS encoding Uma2 family endonuclease: MVSTPPKPLQSSVPEEDTFLQPDPPDISDLVIEDDQPVDSLYSEKLQRLLVSCLYASFQPGIPFLATANVGLFYALKSPPLVPDVMVSLEVSPPASFERKEDRTYFVWEMGKPPDVAIEIVSNKKGQELGRKLRDYARAGLSYYVVYDPLHQLKELQGSSLALFRRQGGEFVPFDSTWLEDIGLGLTLWQGSFEGVNTEWLRWCDREGQVLLTGEERAALESQRAAAEQQRAEQLLQLLRAHGITPPGA; encoded by the coding sequence GTGGTTTCTACACCCCCAAAGCCCCTGCAAAGCTCAGTGCCGGAGGAGGACACCTTTCTCCAACCGGATCCGCCCGATATCAGCGACCTGGTGATCGAGGATGATCAACCTGTGGACAGCCTCTACTCGGAAAAACTACAACGCCTCCTGGTGAGCTGTCTCTATGCCTCGTTCCAGCCGGGTATTCCATTTTTGGCTACAGCCAATGTGGGACTCTTTTATGCTCTCAAGTCTCCTCCTTTGGTACCGGATGTGATGGTGAGCCTGGAGGTTTCTCCCCCCGCCAGTTTTGAGCGCAAGGAGGATCGCACCTACTTTGTCTGGGAAATGGGCAAGCCCCCGGATGTCGCCATCGAGATTGTTTCCAACAAGAAAGGGCAAGAATTGGGCCGCAAACTGCGAGACTATGCCCGTGCTGGTCTGAGCTACTACGTAGTTTACGATCCCTTGCACCAACTGAAAGAATTGCAGGGCTCTAGCTTGGCCCTTTTCCGGCGACAGGGGGGTGAGTTTGTCCCCTTCGACTCCACTTGGTTGGAGGATATCGGCCTGGGGTTAACCCTCTGGCAGGGATCCTTCGAGGGCGTGAATACCGAGTGGTTGCGCTGGTGTGACCGGGAAGGGCAGGTATTGCTGACGGGCGAAGAGCGGGCTGCCCTAGAAAGCCAACGAGCTGCGGCTGAACAGCAACGGGCTGAACAACTCCTGCAACTCCTGCGGGCCCACGGGATCACTCCTCCAGGAGCCTAG